The following are from one region of the Oscarella lobularis chromosome 3, ooOscLobu1.1, whole genome shotgun sequence genome:
- the LOC136185139 gene encoding uncharacterized protein — translation MRGCRRRSKLQRRARFSFSLSLNNARRCFRSSFFSMTTNEQSATIPPPLAQEGERTQPSWTMGNAEFSQLLTLAAATGAAQALAQQAAIGPTQPAAPTGDGTLAQRAETDVGQNTGADGLPLADQIAHVVVAADGGASSGVQASTPQSAAGGSGSAAAGGTIGSASSAPGVGARGERSGAEKSGAISFLAEALKGAAAKSAATPSAYLLDEGVAIPGKLVARIQTKEFFDLGELLPENIECRQEDEFAPFRDLVLGSRRARKEVPNITAWVRCFAAYAIVRCAKFPEDALPLLAYQRIVVRLAETRGGLGWRSYDERFRRLAAANPSSQWSRADGNILGEVYYNRASPARSDGIDASAWLNRPLAAARARTPDRGARAPISGVCLDWNNRARCRFGAACRFRHVCLQCGDDHKASVCTRADAGERLPQRERSPVRRSVKGKE, via the exons ATGCGCGGCTGCAGACGCCGTTCGAAGCTACAGCGGCGggcacgtttttctttttctctatctctcAACAACGCACGTCGGTgttttcgctcttctttcttttcgatgaCGACTAACGAAcaatcggcgacgatccCCCCGCCCCTGGCCCAAGAGGGAGAGCGGACCCAACCATCATGGACGATGGGCAACGCCGAATTCTCGCAGCTCCTAACGCTTGCTGCTGCCACCGGCGCGGCGCAGGCCTTGGCACAGCAAGCGGCGATCGGCCCGACGCAACCGGCTGCGCCAACCGGCGACGGAACGCTTGCACAGCGGGCGGAAACGGACGTCGGACAGAATACAG GTGCTGACGGTTTACCGCTGGCGGATCAGATTGCCCATGTCGTCGTGGCGGCAGATGGTGGTGCGAGCAGCGGCGTGCAGGCGAGTACGCCGCAGAGCGCGGCGGGCGGCAGCGGTAGCGCGGCGGCGGGTGGTACAATCGGCAGCGCATCGAGCGCGCCTGGCGTCGGCGCGCGCGGAGAGCGTAGCGGAGCAGAGAAATCGGGAGCTATTTCGTTTTTGGCGGAAGCGCTAAaaggagcggcggcgaaatcggcggcgacgccatCGGCGTACCTCCTAGACGAAGGAGTGGCGATCCCGGGCAAGCTCGTCGCGCGCATCCagacaaaagaatttttcgaCCTGGGGGAGCTACTCCCGGAGAACATCGAATGCCGGCAGGAGGATGAGTTTGCCCCGTTCCGCGACCTGGTGCTAGGCTCGCGGCGCGCACGGAAGGAAGTACCCAACATTACAGCGTGGGTACGGTGCTTCGCCGCGTACGCTATCGTGCGATGCGCGAAATTTCCGGAGGACGCGCTCCCGCTGCTGGCATATCAACGCATCGTGGTGCGCCTCGCGGAGACGCGCGGCGGTTTAGGTTGGCGCAGCTACGacgagcgttttcgtcggctggcggcggcgaacccAAGCAGTCAATGGTCGCGCGCGGACGGAAACATCCTCGGGGAGGTTTACTACAACCGCGCTTCGCCTGCAAGATCCGACGGTATCGACGCATCGGCGTGGTTGAACCGCCCACTGGCAGCAGCCCGCGCGCGGACGCCGGATAGAGGAGCACGAGCGCCTATAAGCGGCGTCTGTCTCGACTGGAACAACCGCGCCAGGTGCCGGTTCGGCGCGGCATGTCGTTTTCGCCACGTTTGCCTGCAATGCGGCGATGATCACAAAGCGTCGGTGTGCACGCGCGCGGATGCGGGTGAGCGTCTTCCTCAGCGCGAGCGCTCACCGGTGCGGCGCAGCGTAAAAGGCAAGGAGTAG